In the Paenibacillus pabuli genome, one interval contains:
- a CDS encoding NAD(P)/FAD-dependent oxidoreductase yields the protein MKKVIVVGSGILGASTAYQLAKRGAEVILVDRGDIGQATDAAAGIICPWLSQRRNQDWYQLAKAGARFYPGLIEELQSEGETETGYARVGALSIHSDIEKIGKMEERAHLRRADAPEVGDITRLNEEETHERFPLLDQRYHSVYISGAARIDGRALRDAFIRSAQRNGAVLIHGDAALLFDSGRVTGVTVDTECIMADEVIVCAGAWANSILKPLGIHFKVHYQKAQIMHLQVSEQEKTGSWPVVMPPSDQYLLAFEEHKIVIGATHENEIEGYDTRITPGGMQEILNKGLELAPGLSNSTFQEVRVGFRPFTPGFLPVMGIVPGWKGLITANGLGASGLTMGPFIGCQLAKLALNQELDIDIQPYNLAKAIDES from the coding sequence ATGAAGAAAGTCATCGTAGTAGGATCAGGAATACTGGGGGCTTCGACAGCCTATCAGTTAGCAAAAAGGGGTGCGGAAGTCATCCTTGTGGACCGTGGCGATATTGGACAAGCGACGGATGCTGCGGCGGGTATTATCTGCCCATGGTTATCGCAAAGGCGTAATCAGGATTGGTACCAGCTTGCCAAGGCCGGCGCACGCTTCTATCCCGGATTAATTGAAGAACTGCAAAGCGAGGGAGAAACGGAAACCGGTTATGCCCGAGTGGGGGCATTAAGTATTCATTCGGATATCGAAAAAATCGGCAAGATGGAAGAGCGGGCTCATCTTCGAAGAGCAGATGCACCGGAAGTTGGGGACATTACACGACTTAACGAAGAGGAAACGCATGAGCGGTTTCCATTGCTGGACCAACGTTATCATTCGGTATATATTAGCGGCGCAGCGCGCATAGATGGGCGTGCCCTGCGAGATGCCTTCATTCGATCCGCGCAGCGGAATGGAGCTGTCCTCATTCATGGGGATGCTGCTCTTTTATTTGATTCGGGTCGTGTAACAGGAGTGACGGTTGATACAGAGTGTATTATGGCAGATGAAGTCATTGTATGTGCAGGTGCATGGGCCAATTCGATCCTGAAGCCTCTGGGCATTCACTTTAAGGTTCATTACCAAAAAGCACAAATTATGCATTTGCAGGTTTCAGAACAAGAAAAAACTGGCAGCTGGCCTGTGGTTATGCCACCTTCTGATCAATATCTTTTGGCATTTGAAGAGCACAAGATCGTGATCGGCGCAACACATGAAAATGAAATTGAAGGTTACGACACAAGAATCACACCGGGCGGTATGCAGGAAATCTTGAATAAAGGGCTGGAGCTCGCCCCAGGTTTGTCTAATAGCACGTTTCAGGAGGTAAGAGTTGGCTTTCGGCCGTTTACGCCAGGCTTTCTTCCGGTTATGGGAATTGTTCCAGGATGGAAGGGACTGATCACGGCCAATGGACTTGGTGCCTCAGGTTTAACGATGGGCCCCTTTATTGGCTGTCAGTTAGCGAAGCTGGCTCTGAATCAGGAGTTGGATATCGATATCCAACCGTATAATCTTGCCAAAGCGATAGATGAATCTTAA
- a CDS encoding AraC family transcriptional regulator, whose protein sequence is MPKPSMENPLDADMPLMITGQIQMNADEFMHWSDHSRDYTIVQCIGGTGRIAAKNHEFLIREGTALIMFPEVNYRYHNLSESLLFNCLTFNGYLLPRFLHTLQIGELRAFKPDGMLHILLHEITLALQSRHKDQIWHVSALLYMLLVRLTIEGDRYGAYERSDARLKLAGLVTFIKQNYYEDISLTMLAQQMNVTEQHLNRIFKKEFQMTPLEYLTRYRLLKAKEMLIQNDAITAHDIAKAVGFNSASYFGSVFKKYEGISPIELRKQYLS, encoded by the coding sequence ATGCCGAAACCTAGCATGGAGAATCCGCTGGATGCCGATATGCCACTAATGATTACGGGGCAGATCCAGATGAATGCTGATGAATTCATGCATTGGAGCGACCATTCACGGGATTACACCATAGTACAATGCATCGGAGGAACCGGGCGAATCGCAGCCAAAAATCATGAATTCTTGATCCGTGAAGGAACCGCTCTTATCATGTTTCCTGAAGTTAACTATCGCTATCATAATCTGAGTGAATCATTGTTGTTTAACTGTCTTACGTTCAATGGCTATTTGTTACCCCGCTTCCTGCATACCTTGCAGATCGGGGAGCTGCGCGCCTTCAAGCCGGATGGAATGCTTCATATCCTGCTGCATGAAATAACGCTGGCGCTGCAGTCCCGGCACAAGGATCAAATCTGGCACGTATCTGCATTACTCTACATGCTTCTGGTCAGATTGACGATCGAAGGAGATCGTTATGGTGCATATGAACGCTCCGATGCACGCTTAAAGCTTGCCGGACTCGTTACTTTTATCAAGCAAAATTATTATGAGGATATCTCGCTTACCATGCTGGCTCAGCAGATGAACGTAACCGAGCAGCACTTAAACCGGATATTCAAGAAAGAATTCCAAATGACTCCGCTTGAGTACCTGACACGATATCGACTGTTGAAAGCCAAGGAAATGCTCATTCAGAATGATGCCATTACGGCCCATGACATCGCCAAAGCGGTCGGTTTCAACAGCGCCAGTTACTTTGGTTCTGTGTTCAAGAAATACGAAGGAATCTCTCCGATTGAGTTACGCAAACAATACCTGAGTTAG
- a CDS encoding HAD family hydrolase produces the protein MIKAFILDFDGLILDTETPWYYAFRDIYQEHGLELGLELWSKNVGTDFEEFHPFLYLEQALQKPIDHDQIKLLSEQKYTSYLGQAAILPGVHELLRSAREKGIQLAVASSSTRDWVHGYLHKLGIFEQFSVIHTAEDVKRVKPDPELYLLALNSLGIEASEAVVFEDSPNGLKAAKAAGIRCVIVPNEVTRDLEFKLHDLRLSSLADIDVDIL, from the coding sequence ATGATAAAAGCATTTATTTTGGATTTTGATGGACTGATCCTGGACACAGAGACACCTTGGTATTATGCGTTTCGGGACATTTATCAGGAACACGGTCTTGAACTTGGACTGGAGCTCTGGTCCAAAAATGTGGGAACGGACTTTGAAGAGTTTCATCCTTTTCTGTATTTGGAACAAGCACTCCAAAAACCGATTGATCATGATCAGATCAAACTGTTATCCGAGCAGAAATATACATCCTACCTGGGGCAGGCCGCTATCCTACCCGGTGTGCACGAATTGCTCCGGTCAGCCCGAGAGAAGGGGATTCAGCTCGCCGTTGCTTCGAGCTCCACGCGCGATTGGGTTCATGGCTATTTGCACAAACTGGGCATATTTGAACAATTCTCCGTCATTCATACGGCTGAGGATGTCAAGCGCGTCAAGCCAGATCCGGAGTTGTATCTTCTGGCTCTAAACAGTCTGGGGATCGAGGCTTCGGAGGCTGTTGTTTTCGAAGATTCACCTAATGGGCTGAAGGCAGCCAAGGCTGCGGGGATTCGTTGCGTCATTGTGCCGAACGAGGTAACTCGCGATCTGGAGTTCAAGCTGCATGATCTGCGGTTATCCTCGCTGGCCGATATAGATGTGGACATTCTCTAA
- a CDS encoding DUF1349 domain-containing protein, whose protein sequence is MSNVFAAETRSQMNWMNEPESWSYTEEGVLIVEAQADTDFFQDPAGINVRASAPFLAIPVPGDFELTTQLTVDMKHQYDSGCLMVMADERNWCKLCFEYDGKAATIVSVVTRDGSSDDCNSIEVPVPDPYLRIRKVEDCISFFYSPDGEEWKLIRYFGMPIQGEIQAGVVAQSPTGAGCTCRFLTLEVTRPDLTARF, encoded by the coding sequence AGAAGCCAAATGAACTGGATGAATGAACCTGAAAGCTGGTCTTACACAGAAGAGGGCGTACTCATTGTGGAGGCTCAGGCTGATACAGACTTTTTCCAGGACCCCGCCGGCATTAACGTCCGTGCATCCGCTCCATTCCTTGCGATACCTGTTCCGGGTGATTTTGAACTGACCACCCAATTAACAGTGGACATGAAACACCAGTATGACTCCGGATGTCTGATGGTCATGGCAGATGAACGCAACTGGTGCAAGCTTTGTTTTGAGTATGATGGAAAAGCAGCAACCATTGTGTCGGTGGTTACCCGGGACGGTTCCTCTGACGATTGCAATTCGATTGAAGTACCCGTACCCGATCCATACCTGCGCATACGCAAGGTAGAGGATTGCATTTCATTTTTTTATTCACCCGATGGGGAAGAGTGGAAACTAATTCGGTACTTCGGCATGCCGATTCAGGGGGAGATCCAGGCAGGCGTCGTTGCACAGTCACCAACCGGAGCAGGTTGTACCTGTCGCTTTTTGACCTTGGAGGTTACAAGGCCTGACTTGACTGCACGCTTCTAA